In one Culex quinquefasciatus strain JHB chromosome 2, VPISU_Cqui_1.0_pri_paternal, whole genome shotgun sequence genomic region, the following are encoded:
- the LOC6036473 gene encoding RNA-splicing ligase RtcB homolog 1: protein MVVRDYNTELTYIERISTNSFRIKKGFQPNMNVEGIFYANSRLEKLMFDELRNSCRPGMTGGFLPGVKQIANVAALPGIVGRSVGLPDIHSGYGFAIGNMAAFDMSDPTSIVSPGGVGFDINCGVRLLRTNLFEKDVKPVQEQLAQSLFDHIPVGVGSKGIIPMNAHDLEEALEMGMDWSLREGYVWAEDKEHCEEYGRMLTADPSKVSMRAKKRGLPQLGTLGAGNHYAEIQVVEEIYDKYAASKMGIEELGQICVMIHSGSRGFGHQVATDALVEMEKAMKRDKIETNDRQLACARINSVEGQNYLKAMSAAANFAWVNRSSMTFLTRQAFAKQFNTTPDDLDMHVIYDVSHNVAKIEEHIVDGRPKQLLVHRKGSTRAFPPHHPLIPVDYQLTGQPVLVGGSMGTCSFVLTGTEKGMAETFGSTCHGAGRSLSRAKSRRNLDYKDVLRDLEAKGISIRVASPKLVQEEAPDSYKDVRDVVQTCHDVGISSKCIKLRPIAVIKG, encoded by the exons ATGGTCGTCAGGGATTACAACACGGAGCTTACGTACATCGAGCGCATCTCGACCAACAGCTTCCGCATCAAAAAGGGCTTCCAACCGAACATGAACGTCGAGGGCATTTTCTACGCTAACTCCCGGCTCGAGAAGCTCATGTTTGACGAGCTGCGCAACTCGTGCCGACCCGGAATGACCGGCGGATTCCTGCCGGGGGTCAAGCAGATTGCGAATGTGGCGGCGCTGCCGGGGATTGTGGGCCG GTCGGTTGGTTTGCCGGACATTCACTCCGGGTACGGGTTTGCGATTGGGAACATGGCCGCGTTCGATATGAGCGATCCGACGTCGATTGTGTCGCCGGGTGGAGTTGGGTTCGACATTAACTGCGGCGTGAGGCTGCTGCGGACGAATCTGTTCGAGAAGGACGTCAAGCCGGTTCAGGAGCAGTTGGCGCAGAGTCTGTTTGATCACATTCCGGTGGGCGTTGGGTCGAAGGGAATTATTCCGATGAATGCTCACGATCTGGAGGAAGCGCTGGAAATGGGCATGGATTGGTCGCTGCGGGAGGGTTACGTTTGGGCCGAGGACAAGGAGCACTGTGAGGAGTATGGACGGATGTTGACGGCCGATCCGAGCAAGGTCAGCATGCGGGCCAAGAAGCGTGGTTTGCCGCAGTTGGGAACGCTTGGCGCTGGAAATCATTACGCCGAGATTCAGGTCGTCGAGGAAATCTACGACAAGTACGCGGCCAGCAAGATGGGCATCGAAGAACTGGGTCAAATTTGTGTCATGATCCATTCGGGAAGTCGCGGTTTCGGCCATCAGGTCGCCACCGATGCACTGGTTGAGATGGAAAAGGCCATGAAGCGTGACAAGATCGAAACTAACGACCGTCAACTGGCTTGCGCCCGCATCAACTCCGTTGAAGGCCAAAACTATCTGAAAGCCATGTCCGCGGCGGCCAATTTTGCCTGGGTCAACCGCAGCTCGATGACGTTCCTTACCCGGCAGGCCTTCGCCAAGCAGTTCAACACAACCCCGGACGATCTGGACATGCACGTGATCTACGACGTGTCGCACAACGTGGCCAAAATCGAAGAACACATCGTCGATGGGCGTCCCAAGCAACTCCTGGTTCATCGCAAAGGCTCAACCCGTGCCTTCCCACCGCACCATCCCCTCATTCCGGTCGATTACCAGCTCACCGGTCAACCGGTTCTCGTCGGCGGTTCCATGGGAACGTGCAGCTTCGTGCTGACCGGAACCGAGAAGGGAATGGCCGAAACGTTCGGCTCGACGTGCCACGGCGCCGGTCGATCCCTGTCGCGAGCTAAATCACGCCGTAATCTGGACTACAAGGACGTCCTGCGGGATTTGGAGGCGAAGGGAATTTCCATCCGGGTGGCGTCGCCGAAGCTGGTCCAGGAGGAAGCACCCGATTCGTACAAGGACGTGCGTGATGTGGTGCAGACCTGTCACGACGTGGGCATCAGTTCCAAGTGCATCAAGCTGCGGCCGATTGCGGTGATCAAGGGTTGA